One part of the Girardinichthys multiradiatus isolate DD_20200921_A chromosome 10, DD_fGirMul_XY1, whole genome shotgun sequence genome encodes these proteins:
- the LOC124875576 gene encoding gap junction delta-3 protein-like — MGEWGFLGGLFDNLQAHSPMLGRFWLFLMLVFRILILGTVASDLFEDEQTEFSCNTLQPGCKQVCYDVAFPISQYRFWVFHIVLIATPSMLFLMYATHHHNKKASRPMLSKSIIQDYKEYCRLRRLYIVNVIFRIVAEVSFLVGQWWLYGFKVEAQFPCSRFPCPYTVDCFTSRPAEKTIFLCFYFAVGVISAISSCAEFFYSYTKWFCCTQEPLDLEHCTCQNLQNVSQNESDNKLEGKTTLDSAASRVRLKRGSVRSSKKVSSIKGKRGKYLSTRTLMV, encoded by the coding sequence ATGGGTGAATGGGGCTTCCTCGGCGGCCTCTTTGACAACCTCCAGGCCCACTCGCCGATGCTTGGACGCTTCTGGCTCTTCCTCATGCTTGTGTTTCGGATACTGATACTGGGAACTGTGGCCAGTGACCTGTTTGAAGATGAACAAACGGAGTTTTCCTGCAACACCCTCCAGCCTGGCTGCAAGCAGGTCTGTTATGATGTGGCTTTCCCAATCTCCCAGTACAGATTCTGGGTGTTTCATATAGTTCTGATTGCTACCCCATCCATGCTTTTCCTCATGTATGCTACTCATCATCATAACAAAAAAGCTTCACGCCCCATGTTGAGCAAAAGTATCATTCAAGACTACAAAGAATATTGCCGTTTGAGGAGGCTGTACATTGTAAATGTAATATTTCGAATCGTGGCAGAAGTGAGCTTCTTGGTGGGCCAGTGGTGGCTGTACGGCTTCAAGGTGGAAGCCCAGTTTCCCTGCAGCCGCTTTCCTTGCCCATACACAGTGGACTGCTTCACCTCCCGCCCTGCAGAGAAAACAATCTTCCTCTGCTTCTACTTTGCTGTGGGGGTGATATCAGCAATTTCCAGCTGTGCGGAGTTTTTCTACAGCTACACAAAATGGTTTTGCTGCACCCAGGAACCCCTTGATCTGGAACACTGCACCTGTCAGAATCTCCAGAACGTTAGCCAAAATGAGTCAGACAACAAGCTAGAGGGAAAGACGACGCTGGACAGTGCAGCCAGCAGAGTGAGGCTAAAGAGAGGATCAGTGAgaagcagcaagaaggtctccAGCATCAAGGGCAAGAGAGGCAAATATCTGAGCACCAGGACACTCATGGTGTGA
- the top2a gene encoding DNA topoisomerase 2-alpha isoform X1: MADPLKAFLENKPLEKTKKDPKRLSVERIYQKKTQLEHILLRPDTYIGSVEPVSQQMWVYDENVGLNCRDVTFVPGLYKIFDEILVNASDNKQRDKSMSCIRVNIDVENNTISVWNNGKGIPVVEHKVEKVYVPALIFGQLLTSSNYDDDQKKVTGGRNGYGAKLCNIFSTRFTVETACKESKKVFKQTWYDNMERAGDSTIKPFEGEEYTCITFRPDLAKFNMSILDTDTVALMTRRAYDIAGSTKGVKVFFNSKRLPVTGFRSYVDMYVKDKVDELGSPLTVVHEVVNDRWEICLTMSEKGFQQVSFVNSIATTKGGRHIDYVADQVVGKLIEVVKKKNKAGVAVKPFQVKNHMWLFVNCLIENPTFDSQTKENMTLQQKNFGSTCPLGDKFIKQATGCGIVESIMNWVKFKAQSQLNKKCSAVKHTKIKGVPKLDDANDAGGKNSICCTLILTEGDSAKTLAVSGLGVVGRDRYGVFPLRGKMLNVREASHKQIMENAEINNIIKILGLQYKKNYSDPESLKSLRYGKIMIMTDQDQDGSHIKGLLINFIHHNWPSLLHHNFLEEFITPIIKASFKKTQLSFYSIPEFDAWKESQPNHKSWKIKYYKGLGTSTSQEAKEYFSDMQRHRIPFKYSGPKDDEAITLAFSKKKVDERKEWLTNFMNNRRQRREHNLPEDYLYGQSTKSLSYNDFVNKELVLFSNSDNERSIPCLVDGMKPGQRKVLYCCFKRNDKREVKVAQLAGSVAEMSAYHHGEVSLMMTIVGLAQNFVGSNNMNLLQPLGQFGTRLHGGKDSASPRYIFTMLSPLARLVFPAVDDNLLKYNYDDNQRVEPEWYIPIIPTVLVNGTEGIGTGWASKIPNYDIREIITNLHRMLNGQEPLPMLPNYKNFRGTIVQVMDNQYINSGEVAILDSTTIEISELPVKTWTQTYKENVLEPMLNGTEKVPPLITDYKEYHTDTTVRFLVKMTEEKLREAEAAGLHKVFKLQNPLTCNSMVLFDHVGSLKKYESVQDIFKDFFELRMKYYVLRKDWLTGMLGAESAKLSNQARFILEKIQGTLIIENKPKKELIRMLQQMGYDSDPVKAWKQAQEKNEEELEDEEEEGTEKEDNSGPDYNYLLSMPMWFLTKEKKEELCRQRDAKMTELNNLKKKTPPDMWREDLAAFSEELERIEAKEKESASVPVKGTGKGKALKVKKETLPTPQGRRVIPRITSTMKAEANRKADLKRGEGKRGKKVKTEDVVMKMEFDVDAENIEPVEEMGLASRLAKKPKPESKESAISKIGKQTTLQFKPVAKKPKKNLWSDEESEGFSGSEPEAEEVAAPRERIERKTKAPVKYSLSDSEDEFDDCGKKSSPKRKAAISDDDASFAPEPTAMSDSDVNSPAPPPKAPKPMVKELKSKTKGKEIKASSSSDDPDPASKRPAQRKPKEAAPKKAAPTKKPAASKKKAADEKQPSIQDAFSKPKPPSKIAAKKVPTFDSSDEEVEGNIRAKKAKPVLKRKQAVIDESDSSSGDLMSRLKAKSHTAGKKTKKWNEDDSFQISDQEEEAPVAMAPRDKPSRARKPVTYNLDSDSDEDF; the protein is encoded by the exons atGGCTGATCCGCTGAAG GCCTTTTTGGAAAACAAGCCACTGGAGAAGACAAAGAAAGATCCAAAGAGACTGTCGGTTGAGAGGATCTACCAGAAAAAGACGCAGTTGGAGCACATTTTGCTGAGACCAGACACCTACATAGGCTCTGTAGAGCCTGTCAGTCAA CAAATGTGGGTGTATGATGAGAATGTTGGACTGAACTGCCGTGATGTGACCTTTGTTCCTGGGCTCTACAAGATTTTTGATGAGATCCTCG TAAATGCATCTGACAATAAGCAAAGGGATAAGAGCATGTCCTGCATCCGTGTCAACATCGATGT GGAGAACAACACCATCAGTGTGTGGAATAATGGAAAGGGAATCCCTGTGGTAGAGCACAAGGTGGAGAAAGTCTATGTGCCTGCTCTCATTTTTGGACAGCTCCTTACTTCCAGTAACTACGATGATGACCAGAAGAAAGTCACTG gtgGCCGTAATGGATATGGTGCAAAACTTTGCAATATCTTCAGTACAAGGTTCACTGTGGAGACTGCTTGTAAAGAGTCAAAGAAGGTTTTCAAGCAG ACTTGGTATGATAACATGGAGAGAGCAGGAGATTCCACCATCAAACCTTTTGAGGGAGAGGAGTACACTTGCATCACCTTCAGACCGGATCTGGCCAAATTTAACATGAGCATCCTGGACACAGATACAGTCGCTCTAATGACTAGGAGAGCGTATGACATCGCTGGTTCCACAAAGGGTGTCAAAGTGTTCTTCAATAGCAAGAGGCTGCCA GTTACAGGATTTCGCAGCTATGTGGACATGTATGTGAAAGACAAGGTGGATGAGCTGGGCAGTCCCCTCACTGTGGTCCATGAAGTGGTCAATGACCGCTGGGAGATCTGCCTCACCATGAGTGAGAAAGGTTTCCAGCAAGTCAGCTTTGTCAACAGCATTGCTACAACAAAG GGAGGCCGACACATAGACTATGTGGCTGACCAGGTGGTTGGAAAGCTCATCGAAGTggtgaagaagaagaacaaagcTGGCGTGGCTGTGAAACCTTTCCAG GTGAAAAACCACATGTGGCTGTTTGTGAACTGCCTGATTGAGAACCCCACCTTTGACTCTCAGACTAAAGAGAATATGACACTGCAGCAGAAGAACTTTGGCTCCACTTGTCCACTCGGTGATAAATTCATTAAACAG GCCACGGGATGTGGGATTGTGGAAAGTATCATGAACTGGGTGAAGTTCAAAGCTCAGTCTCAGCTCAACAAGAAATGCTCAGCGGTGAAGCACACAAAAATCAAAGGGGTGCCAAAACTGGATGATGCCAATGATGCAG GTGGAAAAAACTCAATCTGCTGCACGCTGATCCTTACTGAGGGAGACTCGGCCAAGACTCTTGCTGTGTCTGGGCTGGGAGTGGTTGGGAGAGACCGCTACGGTGTGTTCCCTCTCCGGGGAAAAATGCTCAATGTTCGGGAAGCCTCTCACAAACAG attatggaaaatgctGAAATCAACAATATCATCAAGATCCTTGGTCTTCAGTACAAGAAAAACTACAGTGACCCAGAATCCCTGAAGAGTCTGCGTTATGGCAAGATCATGATCATGACAGATCAG GATCAAGATGGATCCCATATTAAAGGCCTACTGATCAACTTCATCCATCACAACTGGCCATCTCTGCTTCACCATAACTTTCTAGAAGAGTTCATCACACCCATCATCAAG gCATCTTTCAAGAAAACGCAGCTGTCTTTCTACAGTATCCCTGAATTCGATGCATGGAAAGAGAGCCAGCCTAATCACAAATCTTGGAAAATCAAATACTACAAAG GTTTGGGAACTAGCACATCGCAGGAAGCCAAGGAGTACTTCTCTGATATGCAGAGACACCGTATCCCATTTAAGTACTCTGGCCCTAAGGATGACGAAGCTATCACCCTT GCCTTTAGCAAGAAGAAGGTGGATGAGAGGAAAGAGTGGCTCACAAACTTCATGAACAACAGGCGCCAGCGCCGGGAGCACAACCTTCCAGAG GATTACCTGTATGGTCAGTCAACCAAGTCCTTGTCTTACAATGACTTTGTCAACAAGGAACTTGTGCTTTTCTCCAATTCTGACAACGAGAGGTCTATTCCTTGCTTGGTGGATG GTATGAAACCAGGACAGAGGAAGGTGCTGTACTGCTGCTTTAAGAGGAATGATAAGCGGGAGGTGAAGGTTGCACAGCTAGCTGGCTCAGTGGCTGagatgtcagcataccaccatgGAGAG GTATCTCTGATGATGACAATCGTTGGTTTAGCCCAGAACTTTGTGGGAAGCAACAATATGAACCTGCTGCAGCCTTTGGGACAGTTTGGAACCAGGTTGCACGGCGGCAAGGACTCAGCCAGCCCTCGATACATCTTCACTATGCTCAG CCCCCTGGCTCGCCTTGTTTTCCCAGCAGTGGATGACAACCTGCTCAAGTACAACTATGATGATAATCAGCGAGTAGAGCCTGAGTGGTACATTCCCATCATCCCCACTGTGCTGGTAAATGGCACTGAAGGTATTGGGACTGGCTGGGCCAGCAAGATTCCCAATTATGACATCCGTGAGATCATCACTAACCTCCACAGAATGCTCAATGGCCAGGAACCTTTGCCCATG CTTCCAAACTACAAGAACTTCAGAGGCACAATTGTGCAGGTGATGGATAACCAGTACATAAACAGTGGAGAGGTGGCCATCCTTGACTCCACCACCATTGAAATCTCTGAATTACCAGTCAAAACCTGGACCCAG ACCTACAAGGAGAATGTTCTGGAGCCAATGTTGAACGGAACAGAGAAAGTTCCTCCTCTAATCACCGACTACAAGGAATATCACACCGATACCACCGTCCGCTTCCTTGTCAAGATGACAGAAGAGAAGCTGAGGGAGGCAGAGGCCGCTGGCCTCCATAAAGTCTTCAAGTTGCAGAACCCCCTCACCTGTAACTCTATG GTTCTGTTTGACCATGTGGGCAGCTTGAAAAAGTACGAGTCGGTTCAGGATATCTTCAAGGACTTTTTTGAGTTGAGGATGAAGTACTATGTTCTGAGGAAGGATTGGTTGACTGGCATGCTCGGAGCGGAAAGTGCCAAACTCTCAAACCAGGCCCGTTTCATCTTGGAGAAGATTCAGGGCACCTTGATCATTG AAAACAAGCCAAAAAAGGAACTGATTCGCATGCTTCAGCAAATGGGCTACGACTCAGACCCTGTTAAAGCTTGGAAACAGGCTCAGGAAAAG aatgaggaggaactggaggatgaggaggaggaaggaacAGAAAAAGAGGACAACAGTGGACCTGACTATAACTACTTGCTGAGCATGCCCATGTGGTTCCTGACCAAGGAGAAGAAAGAAGAGCTGTGCAGACAGAGGGATGCTAAG ATGACAGAGCTGAACAACCTGAAGAAAAAGACCCCACCAGACATGTGGAGAGAGGACCTTGCTGCTTTCTCAGAAGAACTAGAG CGCATtgaggcaaaagaaaaagagagcGCCAGTGTCCCTGTAAAGGGGACTGGAAAAGGCAAAGCTCTGAAGGTGAAGAAGGAGACTTTGCCCACACCACAGGGCCGCCGGGTCATTCCCCGCATCACCAGCACAATGAAAGCTGAAGCCAACAGGAAGGCTGATCTGAAGAGAGGAGAGGGCAAGAGAGGCAAGAAAGTCAAG ACTGAAGATGTGGTAATGAAGATGGAATTTGATGTGGATGCAGAAAACATTGAACCAGTTGAGGAAATGGGTTTGGCTTCACGGCTGGCCAAGAAACCTAAACCCGAGTCCAAAGAGAGTG CCATTTCAAAGATTGGAAAGCAGACCACTCTTCAGTTCAAACCTGTTGCCAAGAAGCCAAAGAAGaatctgtggtcagatgaggaATCTGAAGGCTTCTCAGGAAGCGAACCGGAGGCAGAGGAAGTGGCTGCCCCCAGGGAGAGGATAGAACGCAAAACAAAAG CTCCTGTGAAGTACAGCTTATCTGACAGTGAAGACGAATTTGATGACTGTGGAAAGAAGAGCTCTCCAAAGAGAAAAGCTGCTATCAGTGATGATGATGCAAGCTTTGCCCCCGAGCCCACCGCCATGTCGGACAGCGACGTCAACTCACCAGCGCCACCTCCTAAAGCTCCAAAGCCCAT GGTGAAGGAGCTAAAGAGCAAGACGAAAGGTAAAGAAATCAAGGCATCCT CTTCGTCTGATGATCCAGATCCGGCATCCAAGCGTCCGGCTCAACGTAAACCCAAAGAGGCAGCACCCAAAAAAGCTGCTCCGACAAAGAAACCGGCTGCCTCCAAGAAGAAAGCAGCAG ATGAGAAGCAGCCTTCTATTCAGGATGCTTTCTCCAAGCCCAAACCTCCCTCCAAGATTGCTGCCAAAAAGGTTCCTACGTTTGACTCCAGTGATGAAGAGGTTGAAGGGAACATTCGAGCAAAAAAGGCAAAACCTGTTTTAAAACGAAAACAGGCGGTCATTGACGAGTCGGACAGCAGCTCAGGCGACCTCATGTCACGTCTCAAAGCTAAATCACATACTGCTGGAAAG aaaaccAAGAAGTGGAATGAAGATGATAGCTTCCAGATTTCAGACCAAGAGGAAGAAGCTCCTGTTGCCATGGCACCACGGGATAAACCCTCGCGTGCTCGAAAACCTGTTACCTACAACCTGGATTCAGACTCGGATGAAGacttttaa
- the top2a gene encoding DNA topoisomerase 2-alpha isoform X2, with protein sequence MADPLKAFLENKPLEKTKKDPKRLSVERIYQKKTQLEHILLRPDTYIGSVEPVSQQMWVYDENVGLNCRDVTFVPGLYKIFDEILVNASDNKQRDKSMSCIRVNIDVENNTISVWNNGKGIPVVEHKVEKVYVPALIFGQLLTSSNYDDDQKKVTGGRNGYGAKLCNIFSTRFTVETACKESKKVFKQTWYDNMERAGDSTIKPFEGEEYTCITFRPDLAKFNMSILDTDTVALMTRRAYDIAGSTKGVKVFFNSKRLPVTGFRSYVDMYVKDKVDELGSPLTVVHEVVNDRWEICLTMSEKGFQQVSFVNSIATTKGGRHIDYVADQVVGKLIEVVKKKNKAGVAVKPFQVKNHMWLFVNCLIENPTFDSQTKENMTLQQKNFGSTCPLGDKFIKQATGCGIVESIMNWVKFKAQSQLNKKCSAVKHTKIKGVPKLDDANDAGGKNSICCTLILTEGDSAKTLAVSGLGVVGRDRYGVFPLRGKMLNVREASHKQIMENAEINNIIKILGLQYKKNYSDPESLKSLRYGKIMIMTDQDQDGSHIKGLLINFIHHNWPSLLHHNFLEEFITPIIKASFKKTQLSFYSIPEFDAWKESQPNHKSWKIKYYKGLGTSTSQEAKEYFSDMQRHRIPFKYSGPKDDEAITLAFSKKKVDERKEWLTNFMNNRRQRREHNLPEDYLYGQSTKSLSYNDFVNKELVLFSNSDNERSIPCLVDGMKPGQRKVLYCCFKRNDKREVKVAQLAGSVAEMSAYHHGEVSLMMTIVGLAQNFVGSNNMNLLQPLGQFGTRLHGGKDSASPRYIFTMLSPLARLVFPAVDDNLLKYNYDDNQRVEPEWYIPIIPTVLVNGTEGIGTGWASKIPNYDIREIITNLHRMLNGQEPLPMLPNYKNFRGTIVQVMDNQYINSGEVAILDSTTIEISELPVKTWTQTYKENVLEPMLNGTEKVPPLITDYKEYHTDTTVRFLVKMTEEKLREAEAAGLHKVFKLQNPLTCNSMVLFDHVGSLKKYESVQDIFKDFFELRMKYYVLRKDWLTGMLGAESAKLSNQARFILEKIQGTLIIENKPKKELIRMLQQMGYDSDPVKAWKQAQEKNEEELEDEEEEGTEKEDNSGPDYNYLLSMPMWFLTKEKKEELCRQRDAKMTELNNLKKKTPPDMWREDLAAFSEELERIEAKEKESASVPVKGTGKGKALKVKKETLPTPQGRRVIPRITSTMKAEANRKADLKRGEGKRGKKVKTEDVVMKMEFDVDAENIEPVEEMGLASRLAKKPKPESKESAISKIGKQTTLQFKPVAKKPKKNLWSDEESEGFSGSEPEAEEVAAPRERIERKTKAPVKYSLSDSEDEFDDCGKKSSPKRKAAISDDDASFAPEPTAMSDSDVNSPAPPPKAPKPMVKELKSKTKASSDDPDPASKRPAQRKPKEAAPKKAAPTKKPAASKKKAADEKQPSIQDAFSKPKPPSKIAAKKVPTFDSSDEEVEGNIRAKKAKPVLKRKQAVIDESDSSSGDLMSRLKAKSHTAGKKTKKWNEDDSFQISDQEEEAPVAMAPRDKPSRARKPVTYNLDSDSDEDF encoded by the exons atGGCTGATCCGCTGAAG GCCTTTTTGGAAAACAAGCCACTGGAGAAGACAAAGAAAGATCCAAAGAGACTGTCGGTTGAGAGGATCTACCAGAAAAAGACGCAGTTGGAGCACATTTTGCTGAGACCAGACACCTACATAGGCTCTGTAGAGCCTGTCAGTCAA CAAATGTGGGTGTATGATGAGAATGTTGGACTGAACTGCCGTGATGTGACCTTTGTTCCTGGGCTCTACAAGATTTTTGATGAGATCCTCG TAAATGCATCTGACAATAAGCAAAGGGATAAGAGCATGTCCTGCATCCGTGTCAACATCGATGT GGAGAACAACACCATCAGTGTGTGGAATAATGGAAAGGGAATCCCTGTGGTAGAGCACAAGGTGGAGAAAGTCTATGTGCCTGCTCTCATTTTTGGACAGCTCCTTACTTCCAGTAACTACGATGATGACCAGAAGAAAGTCACTG gtgGCCGTAATGGATATGGTGCAAAACTTTGCAATATCTTCAGTACAAGGTTCACTGTGGAGACTGCTTGTAAAGAGTCAAAGAAGGTTTTCAAGCAG ACTTGGTATGATAACATGGAGAGAGCAGGAGATTCCACCATCAAACCTTTTGAGGGAGAGGAGTACACTTGCATCACCTTCAGACCGGATCTGGCCAAATTTAACATGAGCATCCTGGACACAGATACAGTCGCTCTAATGACTAGGAGAGCGTATGACATCGCTGGTTCCACAAAGGGTGTCAAAGTGTTCTTCAATAGCAAGAGGCTGCCA GTTACAGGATTTCGCAGCTATGTGGACATGTATGTGAAAGACAAGGTGGATGAGCTGGGCAGTCCCCTCACTGTGGTCCATGAAGTGGTCAATGACCGCTGGGAGATCTGCCTCACCATGAGTGAGAAAGGTTTCCAGCAAGTCAGCTTTGTCAACAGCATTGCTACAACAAAG GGAGGCCGACACATAGACTATGTGGCTGACCAGGTGGTTGGAAAGCTCATCGAAGTggtgaagaagaagaacaaagcTGGCGTGGCTGTGAAACCTTTCCAG GTGAAAAACCACATGTGGCTGTTTGTGAACTGCCTGATTGAGAACCCCACCTTTGACTCTCAGACTAAAGAGAATATGACACTGCAGCAGAAGAACTTTGGCTCCACTTGTCCACTCGGTGATAAATTCATTAAACAG GCCACGGGATGTGGGATTGTGGAAAGTATCATGAACTGGGTGAAGTTCAAAGCTCAGTCTCAGCTCAACAAGAAATGCTCAGCGGTGAAGCACACAAAAATCAAAGGGGTGCCAAAACTGGATGATGCCAATGATGCAG GTGGAAAAAACTCAATCTGCTGCACGCTGATCCTTACTGAGGGAGACTCGGCCAAGACTCTTGCTGTGTCTGGGCTGGGAGTGGTTGGGAGAGACCGCTACGGTGTGTTCCCTCTCCGGGGAAAAATGCTCAATGTTCGGGAAGCCTCTCACAAACAG attatggaaaatgctGAAATCAACAATATCATCAAGATCCTTGGTCTTCAGTACAAGAAAAACTACAGTGACCCAGAATCCCTGAAGAGTCTGCGTTATGGCAAGATCATGATCATGACAGATCAG GATCAAGATGGATCCCATATTAAAGGCCTACTGATCAACTTCATCCATCACAACTGGCCATCTCTGCTTCACCATAACTTTCTAGAAGAGTTCATCACACCCATCATCAAG gCATCTTTCAAGAAAACGCAGCTGTCTTTCTACAGTATCCCTGAATTCGATGCATGGAAAGAGAGCCAGCCTAATCACAAATCTTGGAAAATCAAATACTACAAAG GTTTGGGAACTAGCACATCGCAGGAAGCCAAGGAGTACTTCTCTGATATGCAGAGACACCGTATCCCATTTAAGTACTCTGGCCCTAAGGATGACGAAGCTATCACCCTT GCCTTTAGCAAGAAGAAGGTGGATGAGAGGAAAGAGTGGCTCACAAACTTCATGAACAACAGGCGCCAGCGCCGGGAGCACAACCTTCCAGAG GATTACCTGTATGGTCAGTCAACCAAGTCCTTGTCTTACAATGACTTTGTCAACAAGGAACTTGTGCTTTTCTCCAATTCTGACAACGAGAGGTCTATTCCTTGCTTGGTGGATG GTATGAAACCAGGACAGAGGAAGGTGCTGTACTGCTGCTTTAAGAGGAATGATAAGCGGGAGGTGAAGGTTGCACAGCTAGCTGGCTCAGTGGCTGagatgtcagcataccaccatgGAGAG GTATCTCTGATGATGACAATCGTTGGTTTAGCCCAGAACTTTGTGGGAAGCAACAATATGAACCTGCTGCAGCCTTTGGGACAGTTTGGAACCAGGTTGCACGGCGGCAAGGACTCAGCCAGCCCTCGATACATCTTCACTATGCTCAG CCCCCTGGCTCGCCTTGTTTTCCCAGCAGTGGATGACAACCTGCTCAAGTACAACTATGATGATAATCAGCGAGTAGAGCCTGAGTGGTACATTCCCATCATCCCCACTGTGCTGGTAAATGGCACTGAAGGTATTGGGACTGGCTGGGCCAGCAAGATTCCCAATTATGACATCCGTGAGATCATCACTAACCTCCACAGAATGCTCAATGGCCAGGAACCTTTGCCCATG CTTCCAAACTACAAGAACTTCAGAGGCACAATTGTGCAGGTGATGGATAACCAGTACATAAACAGTGGAGAGGTGGCCATCCTTGACTCCACCACCATTGAAATCTCTGAATTACCAGTCAAAACCTGGACCCAG ACCTACAAGGAGAATGTTCTGGAGCCAATGTTGAACGGAACAGAGAAAGTTCCTCCTCTAATCACCGACTACAAGGAATATCACACCGATACCACCGTCCGCTTCCTTGTCAAGATGACAGAAGAGAAGCTGAGGGAGGCAGAGGCCGCTGGCCTCCATAAAGTCTTCAAGTTGCAGAACCCCCTCACCTGTAACTCTATG GTTCTGTTTGACCATGTGGGCAGCTTGAAAAAGTACGAGTCGGTTCAGGATATCTTCAAGGACTTTTTTGAGTTGAGGATGAAGTACTATGTTCTGAGGAAGGATTGGTTGACTGGCATGCTCGGAGCGGAAAGTGCCAAACTCTCAAACCAGGCCCGTTTCATCTTGGAGAAGATTCAGGGCACCTTGATCATTG AAAACAAGCCAAAAAAGGAACTGATTCGCATGCTTCAGCAAATGGGCTACGACTCAGACCCTGTTAAAGCTTGGAAACAGGCTCAGGAAAAG aatgaggaggaactggaggatgaggaggaggaaggaacAGAAAAAGAGGACAACAGTGGACCTGACTATAACTACTTGCTGAGCATGCCCATGTGGTTCCTGACCAAGGAGAAGAAAGAAGAGCTGTGCAGACAGAGGGATGCTAAG ATGACAGAGCTGAACAACCTGAAGAAAAAGACCCCACCAGACATGTGGAGAGAGGACCTTGCTGCTTTCTCAGAAGAACTAGAG CGCATtgaggcaaaagaaaaagagagcGCCAGTGTCCCTGTAAAGGGGACTGGAAAAGGCAAAGCTCTGAAGGTGAAGAAGGAGACTTTGCCCACACCACAGGGCCGCCGGGTCATTCCCCGCATCACCAGCACAATGAAAGCTGAAGCCAACAGGAAGGCTGATCTGAAGAGAGGAGAGGGCAAGAGAGGCAAGAAAGTCAAG ACTGAAGATGTGGTAATGAAGATGGAATTTGATGTGGATGCAGAAAACATTGAACCAGTTGAGGAAATGGGTTTGGCTTCACGGCTGGCCAAGAAACCTAAACCCGAGTCCAAAGAGAGTG CCATTTCAAAGATTGGAAAGCAGACCACTCTTCAGTTCAAACCTGTTGCCAAGAAGCCAAAGAAGaatctgtggtcagatgaggaATCTGAAGGCTTCTCAGGAAGCGAACCGGAGGCAGAGGAAGTGGCTGCCCCCAGGGAGAGGATAGAACGCAAAACAAAAG CTCCTGTGAAGTACAGCTTATCTGACAGTGAAGACGAATTTGATGACTGTGGAAAGAAGAGCTCTCCAAAGAGAAAAGCTGCTATCAGTGATGATGATGCAAGCTTTGCCCCCGAGCCCACCGCCATGTCGGACAGCGACGTCAACTCACCAGCGCCACCTCCTAAAGCTCCAAAGCCCAT GGTGAAGGAGCTAAAGAGCAAGACGAAAG CTTCGTCTGATGATCCAGATCCGGCATCCAAGCGTCCGGCTCAACGTAAACCCAAAGAGGCAGCACCCAAAAAAGCTGCTCCGACAAAGAAACCGGCTGCCTCCAAGAAGAAAGCAGCAG ATGAGAAGCAGCCTTCTATTCAGGATGCTTTCTCCAAGCCCAAACCTCCCTCCAAGATTGCTGCCAAAAAGGTTCCTACGTTTGACTCCAGTGATGAAGAGGTTGAAGGGAACATTCGAGCAAAAAAGGCAAAACCTGTTTTAAAACGAAAACAGGCGGTCATTGACGAGTCGGACAGCAGCTCAGGCGACCTCATGTCACGTCTCAAAGCTAAATCACATACTGCTGGAAAG aaaaccAAGAAGTGGAATGAAGATGATAGCTTCCAGATTTCAGACCAAGAGGAAGAAGCTCCTGTTGCCATGGCACCACGGGATAAACCCTCGCGTGCTCGAAAACCTGTTACCTACAACCTGGATTCAGACTCGGATGAAGacttttaa